One window of the Salvelinus sp. IW2-2015 unplaced genomic scaffold, ASM291031v2 Un_scaffold2241, whole genome shotgun sequence genome contains the following:
- the LOC112073353 gene encoding protein ABHD13, with amino-acid sequence MEKPWRLWGSVERCALALASWSWGACRISLLALILTFHLYGGFFLLALILASVAAILYKFQDVLLYFPDQPSSSRLYVAMPTGIPHENVYIXTKDGVRLNLILLRYTGGDSLXNPGXAPXNASNPXSTAPPTILYFHGNAGNIGHRVPNALLMLVNLKANVVLVDYRGYGKSEGEPSEDGLYLDAQATLDYVMTRPDLDKTKVMVFGRSLGGAVAVRLASANPHRVAAIVVENTFLSIPHMAATLFSFLPMRLLPLWFYRNQFLSYRQVALCRMPSLFVSGLSDQLIPPVMMKQLYELSPARTKRLAIFSEGTHNDTWQCQGYFAALEQFVKDLMNSHTREESVQSTASVTII; translated from the coding sequence atGGAGAAGCCGTGGAGGCTGTGGGGCTCGGTGGAGCGCTGTGCCCTGGCCTTGGCCTCCTGGTCCTGGGGTGCCTGTCGCATCTCYCTCCTGGCCCTCATCCTCACCTTCCACCTCTATGGAGGCTTCTTYCTCCTGGCTCTCATCCTGGCCTCGGTGGCCGCCATCCTCTACAAGTTCCAGGACGTGCTGCTCTACTTCCCCGACCAGCCCTCCTCCTCCCGGCTCTATGTGGCCATGCCAACAGGCATCCCCCATGAGAACGTCTACATCCRCACCAAGGACGGCGTGCGCCTCAAYCTTATCYTGCTCCGCTACACCGGYGGAGACAGCCTKGRYAACCCYGGGRTCGCCCCCRKCAAYGCATCTAACCCYKSCTCCACGGCMCCRCCCACSATCCTYTATTTCCACGGCAAYGCGGGCAACATCGGGCACCGGGTGCCCAACGCTCTGCTGATGCTGGTGAACCTGAAGGCCAACGTGGTGCTGGTGGACTACCGGGGGTATGGGAAAAGCGAGGGCGAGCCCAGTGAGGACGGCCTGTACCTGGACGCCCAGGCCACGCTGGACTACGTGATGACCCGGCCTGACCTGGACAAGACCAAGGTGATGGTGTTTGGCCGCTCTCTGGGGGGCGCGGTGGCGGTTCGCCTGGCCTCGGCAAACCCTCATCGCGTGGCGGCCATCGTGGTGGAGAACACCTTCCTCAGCATCCCCCACATGGCTGCCACGCTTTTCTCCTTCCTGCCCATGAGGCTGCTGCCCCTGTGGTTCTACCGGAACCAGTTCCTGTCCTACAGACAGGTGGCGCTGTGCCGGATGCCCTCGCTGTTCGTGTCGGGCCTATCAGACCAGCTCATCCCGCCCGTCATGATGAAGCAACTTTACGAGCTGTCGCCGGCACGGACTAAACGTCTGGCCATCTTCTCTGAGGGCACGCACAACGACACATGGCAGTGCCAGGGCTACTTCGCCGCCCTGGAACAGTTTGTCAAGGACCTGATGAATAGCCACACCCGCGAGGAGAGCGTCCAGTCCACAGCCAGCGTCACAATCATCTAg